From a region of the Mesotoga sp. UBA6090 genome:
- a CDS encoding patatin-like phospholipase family protein, with the protein MKRALVLGGGGAKGVAHVGVIRALEEKGFVPDLIVGVSIGALVGAGYSILADSSSLWEITLRIHRKAARWLSLRKSRGNTYSPIFNTIACAYLNAFGAALPSGIYFRTLRKHLGGYRFSDTKIPFICTSTIMNSAKLCVHNEGSIYEALRASMAIPGLFKPEEKGDLKLSDGGILSNLPVSVAREANSTFVVAVDLSSSNRVTSFSTSNSILGLMDEYKADLILQREIAAADILISPVMTRNIDLLDYSSCIDVMNESYEETLKCDLNGVTL; encoded by the coding sequence ATGAAGAGAGCGTTGGTTCTAGGTGGTGGCGGAGCAAAAGGAGTAGCACACGTTGGGGTTATTCGCGCACTTGAAGAGAAAGGGTTCGTTCCGGATCTCATCGTTGGAGTTAGTATTGGTGCGCTAGTCGGGGCGGGATATTCAATATTGGCTGATTCCAGTAGCCTCTGGGAAATTACGTTGAGGATCCACAGAAAGGCGGCCAGATGGCTATCATTAAGGAAATCAAGAGGGAATACATACTCGCCGATCTTCAATACGATCGCGTGTGCGTATTTGAATGCCTTCGGAGCAGCGCTTCCCTCCGGGATATACTTCAGAACACTTAGGAAGCACTTAGGGGGGTACAGGTTCTCCGACACAAAAATCCCTTTTATATGTACATCTACAATTATGAATTCCGCTAAACTCTGCGTTCATAATGAGGGAAGTATATACGAAGCTCTTAGAGCTTCAATGGCAATTCCTGGCTTATTCAAACCTGAGGAGAAAGGAGACCTTAAACTTTCTGATGGCGGTATCCTAAGCAATCTTCCTGTAAGCGTCGCTAGAGAGGCCAATAGTACTTTCGTCGTTGCCGTAGATCTTTCTTCATCTAATAGGGTTACTTCCTTCAGCACTTCGAATTCAATATTGGGATTGATGGATGAATACAAAGCCGATTTGATTTTGCAGAGAGAAATAGCTGCTGCAGACATTTTGATCTCTCCAGTTATGACCAGGAATATCGATTTGCTGGATTACTCATCCTGTATTGATGTCATGAATGAATCGTATGAAGAAACGCTCAAATGCGATCTGAATGGAGTGACACTTTGA
- a CDS encoding MgtC/SapB family protein has translation MEYLDLSLRLFCALVAGALIGATRERIYKPAGLRTHSLICVGAAFITVLSTTVFVTAEHGDPGRVAAQIVSGIGFLGAGTILKKGFSVKGLTTAATLWVTAAVGMGFGSGEYLLSAVVTVFALMIVLFLKRIELLIGGRNLPRVLIVANNTQEMSKKVSEWFMDNGLTVESLEIDEDEESLSLLVEVSKGDAIKVKTLIVGLSGLKGIRSAELR, from the coding sequence TTGGAGTATCTGGATCTATCCTTAAGACTATTCTGTGCCCTCGTTGCGGGAGCATTGATTGGAGCCACGAGAGAGAGAATTTACAAGCCCGCTGGCCTTAGGACGCATTCACTAATTTGTGTTGGGGCCGCCTTCATAACGGTTCTTTCCACAACCGTATTCGTGACTGCCGAGCATGGTGACCCTGGGCGTGTTGCGGCACAAATCGTTTCTGGAATAGGATTTCTTGGAGCGGGAACGATATTGAAGAAGGGGTTTTCCGTTAAAGGCTTGACAACTGCTGCAACACTATGGGTAACCGCTGCCGTAGGTATGGGTTTCGGCAGTGGAGAATACTTGCTATCTGCAGTAGTTACTGTATTTGCATTGATGATTGTTCTCTTTCTCAAGAGAATAGAGCTTCTCATAGGGGGAAGGAATCTACCCAGGGTCCTAATTGTCGCGAACAACACTCAAGAGATGTCAAAGAAGGTTTCAGAATGGTTCATGGATAACGGATTGACAGTTGAGTCACTAGAAATCGACGAGGATGAAGAGAGCCTCAGTCTCTTGGTTGAAGTGAGTAAAGGTGATGCCATAAAAGTTAAGACCCTTATTGTTGGGCTTTCAGGACTGAAGGGCATTAGAAGTGCTGAGCTTCGTTAA
- a CDS encoding FAD-dependent oxidoreductase yields MSFIEKDLVIVGSGISGIHAALAASRKGLEVLLVERNGSVGGISTVGLCSPFMRFWLGGESLVSGIFGEILVELHERGGILRNSFDSEALKIVFLEKLRKAGVSLVLHSLPTEVVSSERIIDEVSFISSSGAKFTARAKMFLDSTGDASLAKMAGATLFSGNMEGAHQASTLMFTMSNIDFERIREDVCRRRSNFFKWVRPDSKPLSVAGYFDEIEKARKGGFNNLNDYFFFIELPGEDRVSINTTHSFDRDPVDPFELAESVFDCYEQIDQLVAFSRKYVQGFEKSRIEKIADDIGIRESRRVKGLYVFTGEDVRSHRKFSDGVVKATYGIDIHSSETQKITPEVKGSVPLYSDYYEIPLRALISSDFDNLYTAGRCFSSDFEGQSAGRIMPTSAGMGQVIGVASAISFESGRPIREISRDEISRELDRITDRNSIFSLADILKINY; encoded by the coding sequence TTGAGCTTCATTGAGAAGGATCTAGTTATAGTTGGTTCTGGAATATCGGGAATCCACGCAGCTTTGGCTGCATCGAGAAAAGGCCTCGAAGTGCTGCTTGTTGAAAGGAATGGTTCCGTTGGCGGCATTTCTACTGTAGGCCTTTGCAGTCCCTTTATGAGATTTTGGCTTGGGGGCGAATCTCTTGTTTCGGGGATTTTCGGCGAAATTCTGGTTGAGCTTCATGAGCGTGGGGGGATCCTCAGAAACTCCTTCGATTCGGAGGCTCTGAAGATTGTCTTTCTGGAAAAGCTGAGAAAAGCAGGAGTTTCGCTTGTTCTTCATTCGCTACCTACAGAAGTCGTCTCCTCCGAGCGAATAATTGATGAAGTTAGTTTCATTTCCTCTTCGGGAGCCAAGTTCACTGCAAGAGCAAAGATGTTTCTCGATTCAACGGGGGACGCCTCGCTAGCTAAAATGGCAGGTGCCACTCTCTTCTCCGGTAATATGGAGGGTGCACACCAGGCTTCAACCCTGATGTTTACAATGAGCAACATCGACTTTGAGAGAATCAGAGAGGACGTCTGTCGTAGAAGAAGCAACTTCTTCAAATGGGTGAGACCCGATTCAAAGCCTCTTTCAGTAGCGGGCTACTTCGATGAGATCGAAAAGGCTAGAAAGGGCGGATTCAACAATCTTAACGACTACTTTTTCTTTATAGAACTTCCCGGAGAAGACAGAGTATCCATAAATACAACTCACTCGTTCGATAGAGATCCCGTTGATCCTTTTGAACTGGCGGAATCGGTCTTCGATTGTTATGAGCAGATCGATCAACTTGTTGCCTTTTCGAGGAAGTACGTTCAGGGATTCGAGAAGTCAAGAATTGAGAAGATTGCAGACGACATAGGAATTCGAGAGAGTAGAAGAGTGAAGGGGCTTTACGTTTTTACTGGAGAAGACGTTAGGTCGCACAGGAAATTCTCTGACGGTGTTGTCAAAGCAACATATGGAATAGATATCCATTCCTCTGAAACTCAAAAGATTACTCCGGAAGTTAAGGGCAGTGTTCCTCTCTATTCAGACTACTATGAGATTCCTTTAAGGGCACTCATCAGCAGCGACTTCGATAATTTATACACCGCAGGCAGATGTTTCTCAAGTGATTTTGAAGGTCAAAGCGCAGGAAGGATTATGCCGACGTCGGCCGGCATGGGACAGGTTATTGGAGTGGCCTCTGCGATTTCATTTGAAAGTGGCAGACCAATAAGAGAAATCTCCAGAGATGAAATTAGTAGAGAACTTGACAGAATCACTGATAGAAACTCAATCTTTTCTCTAGCAGACATTCTGAAAATCAACTACTAA
- a CDS encoding ferritin family protein codes for MNAIDYALKLEKDGKAYYTKQAQCTEDIQLKKLFEMLANDEQRHYEIISGFKDKNYEYRGTYTFKTTRNMFSEMLNDKKCFEVDATNLEAYEHAVEMEKESVKLYLDQAKLTGEPSEKETLLRLAAEENKHQIILENLMDFIRKGLDWSESPEFSHLEEWDKFTDLDKY; via the coding sequence ATGAACGCAATTGATTATGCATTGAAACTAGAAAAAGACGGTAAGGCTTATTACACGAAACAGGCTCAGTGCACGGAAGACATACAGCTTAAGAAGCTGTTTGAAATGCTCGCAAATGATGAACAGAGGCATTATGAGATCATAAGTGGATTCAAAGACAAGAATTACGAGTACAGGGGCACTTATACTTTCAAGACCACTAGAAATATGTTTTCTGAAATGCTCAATGATAAGAAATGCTTTGAGGTTGATGCTACGAATCTTGAAGCTTATGAGCATGCGGTTGAGATGGAAAAGGAAAGTGTGAAGCTTTATCTTGATCAGGCTAAGCTTACGGGTGAACCATCTGAGAAGGAGACACTCCTTAGATTAGCCGCGGAAGAAAACAAACATCAGATAATTCTTGAGAATCTTATGGATTTCATTAGAAAGGGTCTCGATTGGAGTGAATCCCCTGAATTCAGCCATCTTGAAGAATGGGATAAGTTCACCGATTTAGACAAATATTGA
- a CDS encoding sugar phosphate nucleotidyltransferase, with protein MLVPVVLAAGKGKRLKTSIPKPLVKVRGESMIVLVLNKIKRICDSNTSIVVINPDFESDFRKVLDSNVLLANQDSPKGTADALKRALHLIPKNSDILVMYSDLILIREESLKAMTDLHNIKKCDITFLSGVTHRRFPYALVERDESGNVISFKERKIPDFPPPWEFYIGPIIIRKEIVEHYIEKLVPNSETGEIYIADLVSLALSDNKSVCGFKTQNDEEFLGVNTPEDLELAEKILSD; from the coding sequence GTGTTGGTTCCAGTAGTTCTGGCTGCTGGTAAGGGGAAAAGGTTGAAAACTTCAATACCAAAGCCTCTTGTCAAAGTGAGAGGAGAATCAATGATAGTGCTCGTACTCAATAAAATCAAACGAATCTGTGATAGCAATACTTCGATCGTTGTTATCAATCCCGATTTTGAAAGTGATTTTAGGAAAGTTCTTGATAGCAATGTTCTATTAGCAAATCAGGATTCCCCAAAAGGAACTGCTGACGCTTTGAAAAGGGCTCTTCATCTGATTCCTAAAAACTCAGATATTCTCGTTATGTATTCAGACCTCATACTCATTAGGGAGGAATCTTTGAAAGCTATGACTGACCTTCACAACATTAAAAAATGTGATATCACCTTTCTCTCTGGAGTAACACACAGAAGATTTCCATATGCCCTGGTAGAGAGGGACGAATCTGGCAATGTGATCTCCTTTAAGGAGAGAAAGATTCCTGACTTTCCTCCACCCTGGGAATTCTATATAGGCCCAATAATTATCAGGAAGGAAATTGTGGAACACTACATTGAAAAACTTGTACCAAATAGTGAAACCGGAGAAATTTATATTGCCGATCTTGTCTCTTTGGCATTGAGTGACAATAAGTCTGTATGCGGCTTTAAGACGCAGAATGATGAGGAGTTTCTGGGCGTTAACACTCCTGAAGATCTAGAACTCGCAGAAAAAATCCTATCTGACTGA